A stretch of the Ascaphus truei isolate aAscTru1 chromosome 4, aAscTru1.hap1, whole genome shotgun sequence genome encodes the following:
- the NEIL2 gene encoding endonuclease 8-like 2 has product MPEGPTVRRFCSLASPFVSQLVVEVGGSTKQITPQDLKRQRFLDCRVHGKNLYLAFGSDLKKHSSEDASYEAEEGGAHTMQAVSSQSLDYPLSEETSGEESERPSGQSTCIVQGSLSENQPWKWLRFHFGLFGSIRANEFSRARQANKRGDWRDATPRLILRFDTGGFLVFYNCRMTWCSSPASEPACDILSPEFDRERAVRALSQPRPVCYTLMDQRCFSGVGNIIKNEILYLAQIHPLSFGSLLPLENLRSLRDYALSFTSDWLRNKMQRKGLHYHIYMKEYCAKGHRVTKETLGPPNGLKRLTWYCPACQPQVKLK; this is encoded by the exons ATGCCAGAAGGTCCCACTGTGAGGAGGTTCTGTTCTCTGGCCTCCCCGTTTGTGAGTCAGCTAGTGGTGGAGGTTGGAGGAAGCACCAAGCAGATAACTCCTCAGGATTTGAAGAGGCAGCGATTCCTGGACTGTCGG GTTCATGGGAAGAATTTGTATCTAGCCTTTGGCTCTGATCTCAAGAAGCATAGTAGTGAAGATGCTTCATATGAAGCAGAAGAAGGTGGAGCACACACAATGCAAGCAGTGAGTAGCCAGAGCCTGGACTACCCGTTAAGTGAGGAGACCTCAGGAGAAGAATCGGAGAGACCTAGCGGCCAGAGTACTTGCATTGTGCAAGGATCCTTGTCAGAGAATCAACCTTGGAAATGGCTCCGCTTTCATTTCGGCTTGTTTGGCAGCATCCGAGCCAATGAGTTCTCTAGAGCTAGGCAAGCCAACAAGCGAGGGGATTGGAGAGACGcaacgcccag GCTAATTCTCCGCTTTGACACTGGTGGCTTCTTGGTTTTCTACAACTGTCGTATGACTTGGTGCTCGTCTCCGGCCTCGGAACCCGCCTGCGATATACTCTCTCCTGAGTTTGACAGGGAAAGAGCCGTACGAGCTCTATCCCAACCAAGGCCAGTCTGCTATACCCTGATGGACCAGAGATGCTTCTCTGGAGTAG gAAACATCATTAAGAACGAGATCCTGTACTTGGCCCAAATCCATCCACTTTCTTTCGGCTCTCTCCTGCCGCTGGAGAACCTCCGTTCCCTTCGGGATTATGCTTTAAGCTTCACTTCCGATTGGTTGAGGAATAAGATGCAGAGGAAAGGACTGCACTACCACATCTACATGAAGGAATATTGTGCTAAGGGGCACCGGGTCACAAAGGAAACCCTGGGACCACCAAATGGGCTAAAGAGGCTCACCTGGTACTGTCCTGCATGCCAACCCCAAGTGAAGCTAAAATAA